In Natronococcus sp. AD-5, the genomic window CGTCGCCGACCGACAGCGGATGGCGGGTGACGTCGCCGCGGATCCAGCCGGTCGCGTCCGTCGCGCCGACGCGCGCCGCGTTCTCGCGAGCCAGCGCGAGCGCGCCGGCGTCGACGTCGACACCGACCGCGCGGTCGGCGCCCGCCAGCGCGGCCGCGATCGCGAGCATCCCCGTTCCGGTTCCGAGATCGACGACCGGCCGCTCGAGATCGCCCTGCAGGCTCGCGAGGTGGCAGACGTGGGCGGCGATCTCGGGCGGCGTGAGGTACTGTTCGAGCGCCGCCGACGGCTCGGCGAAGTCATCGAGCGACTCGAGCCGACGAGCGAGCGCGCGCCGAGACGGACCGGGCATTACGCCGGCGTCAGTGCTCGAGCGTAATGGGCCCGTCGAGTTCCAGTTCGA contains:
- a CDS encoding METTL5 family protein; the protein is MPGPSRRALARRLESLDDFAEPSAALEQYLTPPEIAAHVCHLASLQGDLERPVVDLGTGTGMLAIAAALAGADRAVGVDVDAGALALARENAARVGATDATGWIRGDVTRHPLSVGDATVLSNPPFGAQRGNRHADRAFLEAARELAVVSYTIHNEGSRSFVESFAADEGGEVTHAFRATFPIAKRFDFHAEAEATLEAEVFRIEWGDR